The Paenibacillus mucilaginosus 3016 genome includes the window CGTCTGGTTCTTGCGCATCCGAAACCGGACAAAATGCTCCTGCGACTCGATCTGAAAGTAAATGTTATTCTCTTTTAGATATCGCATGGTCTGTCCGGGCCTCGCCCCGTAGGAATGACCCGGATACACCCTTACATCATCCGGGACAAGCCGCTGCATCCGTTTCACGCTGTGATACAGCTGATCCGGGTCGCTGCCGGCTCCTGCACACATCCCGCAGCCTTCGATGAAGATCGTATCGCCGCTGAACAGGCTGTCCGGCAGCAGATAACAGGCGCCGCCCGCCGAATGTCCCGGCGTCAAATAGCAGCGGACCGGCGTAGCTCCGATCCATAGGGTATCCTCATCCTCCAACCGGTGCAGACCCGGAGCGCTGAATCCGTAGAAGTCGCACTCCCGGCCCATCATATACACTGCAAGTCCGGTGAACCGGCTGCACAGGTCACCCACCAGATTCACATGATCATGATGAGCGTGTGTCAGCAGGATGGAAGTAAGGACCGCTCCCTGCCGGTCCAGTTCGGCCAGAATTGTCTCGGGCTCCCAGGCCGGATCGACCACCGCAGCCTGCCCCGTAGCCCGGTCGATGATCAAGTAGCTGTAGTTGATATAATGCCGCCAGGTGACTCTCAGAGGGATCACCTCATAGCCTGCGTACGGGCCGCTCCGGTTTTCCTCCGATAACGAGAGGACCATTACGCATCCGCCCCCTTCGTACGGCCGTCGGCTGCGGTTCTCACCGGGGACAGGAATACCCACAGGAAGGAGAGCATTCCCCCGCAGACCGCCGTCAGGATGGTCGGATACAGGCCGATCCAGGTACCGAGCGAGCCCCCGGCAAAAGCGCCCAGCGGGATCACGCCCCACACGATAAAACGCATCGTGGCATTCATGCGTCCAAGCAGCTCGGGCTCGGTGATCGACTGGCGAAAGCTGACCTGGGCCACGTTATAGACCGTCGTGGCGAGCCCCATCAGGAACATGGAGATGAACAGCATGGTGAAGGCTGCCGTCTTCCCCCCGGCGGCGCCGAACAGGAACAGGCCGGCGATGCCTTGACAGAATGCCGAACCGGTGATGACCGGGCCGAAGCCGAAGCGGGCAACCAGCCGGCTGCTCATCAGGGCGCTCAGTACGGCACCGCTGGAGCTCAGCGTCATGAGCAGGCCGATCTCCACCGGTGTGAACCCGAGCTCCTTTGTGGCATACAGGATAAGGATCGCCTGGGTCATGTTCAGGAAGAAGTTCGTGGTGGCCGAGCAGGCTGCGATGGACCGGAGGCAGGGGCTTCCGAATACGATCCGGAGCCCTTCCCCCATGTCCTTCCATACGCTGGCATTCGCCTGTCCCTCCTTTTTCGGCTGGGGCTCTTTTACGGAAACGGTTGACGTCAGGATGCCCGAGACCACGAAGGAGAGCGCATCAAGCACAATCGCGAACACGCCGGTCATCCACTGCACCATCAGTCCTGCGAGCCCCGGCCCCGTCACACCGGCTACCGACCGGCTGAATTCCATTTTGGCATTGGCGTCGATGAGCTGCCCCTTCCCAAGCATATAAGGCAGGATGGACTGGTAGCCTATGGAGTAAAGGGTGGTCAGGATGCCCGCCAGGAATGCAACCGTACAGAGAAGCGCGATATTCAGCGATCCGAAGAGGGCGAGCAGCGGAATAAGTCCGAAGAGCAGCGCCCTCCCGAGATCGGCGGCGATCAGCAGCGGCCGTTTGGGCAGCCGGTCCACCCAGACGCCGGCGATCAGTCCGAAGAGCAGAAACGGGGCATATTCGGCCGCATGCAGCACGCCCATCTGGAACGGGGTGGCGTTCAGCGTCATGACGGCGACCAGCGGAAGCGCCATCGTCGTAATCTGCGAACCGAACATCGACAGGGACTGCCCCGTCCACAGCTTCAAAAAATTGCCGTCCTTCCACAGCCCCTGCTCCTGCTGGAGGGCTATCGTTTCATGCTGCAATTCGACTTGTTTCACAACATCACCTTCCTGGATGTCTGCCTCCTGGATGAGGGAAGAGAGGCTTGGAGTATGATCGGCTCAGATCAGACGGAGACCGTCTCCTGAACCGGGGTGAACCAGGATTTCAGCTCGTTCAGATGCTCGAGGCCCTGCATGATCTGTTCGAATTCCAGGCCGAAATCGAGCAGGCAGGCCACTTCGTTCACCCCAAGCTTCTGCAGCCGCTCGATCATCTTCGCGCATTTTTGTTTGGAGCCCATCAGGGAGCTCATCTGGAAATACTTCTCGAACGCAAAGGTGATCAGCGATTCCTTCTCGTTATCGAGTACATCCTTGACCGCCGCGTTGTCGTCCTTGTACGGATTGAGCGTATCGTACTGGCCGAGGAAGGTGCTCAGGTAATCGCGCAGCGGTCCCCGCACCTGCTCCTTCACCCCGCTGTCCGTCTCTCCCACATACGTGTGCAGCATGACCGACACGATCCCGGCATCCGGGTCATGCCCATGTTCACGGCGCTTCGAGCGGTACAGCTCGATCCGTTCCTTGAGCGCATCGGCCGGATGGTTCGCCAGAGAGCACAGGATGTTGACGCCGAGCTCTCCCGCCTTGATCCATGTCGCAGGATTGCCGGACGCCGTGCAGAAGATGGGCAGCTCGGGCTGTACGGGTCTCGGGAGCACCTTCACCTCCGCCTCTCCGCCCGCAATATCCTTGAAGCGTGCCGATTCGCCGCGCCACAGCCGCCGGATCAGATCCAGGTTGTCGAACATGATCTGCTTGCGGTCTTCATAAATATCCGGGTTGAGCACAAAATCCGCGGGATGCCATCCGGTCGCCACCGAGATCGCCACCCGGCCCTGGGACAAATTGTCCACGACGGACCATTCCTCCGCCACACGCAGAGGGTGATGCAGAGGCAGCACGACGCTTCCCGCGCGCAGTTGGATGCGGCTTGTGATCGTAGCCAGACCGGCGCTGAGCACCGACGGGTTCGGATAGAGACCCCCAATCGCCTGGAAGTGGCGCTCCGGCGTCCACACGGCGGAGAACCCGTGGCGGTCAGCGAACTTCGCACTCTCGATCAGCAGGCGGTACTTGTCTCCGGCCGTACTGGAGCCGTCACCCGAGAAGAAGATCAGGGAGAACTGCATCCCCTCCCCGGGGCCTGATCCTGACCGGACCGGATTGCCGCTTGGTGCGGTGCCCCCTGTTCCATCCGCTGCCGCTTTCCCCGGCATTTCCTGCAAGCGGCCCGTCGCTCCGTCCGTGAGTCCGTCCTCCGTCTCCTGCGGCGGAGTACGCTCCCCCGCCGCCTTCTGCTTCAGCCGCTGTTCCAGCAGTCTGCGCTGCTCCGGGGACAGGGCCGCCAATTTTTTCTCCAGGTCACTCATTCACTCATCCTCCGTTCTCTGCCTGCTCGGCCTTGCCGTACGTTCCAGCGGCCTCGGTTACCGTATTACGATTGCGCTTCGCGCCCAGCACATGCGCGTCATTGGTGCGGAACAGATAATCCCACAAGGTGATGAAGAACGAGTAATTGCATCTGTAATGCTTGTGGTGCTTGAGATGAAAGGTACCCACGGGAATGATGTTCGTGATCCGTCCGGTGATATTCGGGTTGTGGTCCAGCACATTGCGGGAGAGGAAGATTTCATAGAAATAGTGGAAGATAAAAAGAATAAGCGCATACGTCGGATCAAAAAACGCCAGCACGACGATCGGCAGCGTGAAGGTCAGCCAGACGTCCAGCGATTCCTTCCAGCCCCCGAACCAGAAGAAGAAATCCGCAAGCGGAGGCCACTTCGAGTCCCCGTAATTGTACCGGTGGTGCGCCATATGAATTTTGTGCAGGAAATTTTTCTTGTGCGGGATATGGGCCAGACGATGCATGGTGAACGAATAAAGGGTCCACAGCAGAAAGTATCCCGTTAATTTCAAAACGAAAATCATGATTGCAATTCCTCCCACATAGCATTGCTTCTATTGAATTCTATTGAATTCTAATGAAAAATTCGAAGCGGTTTGAAATGAGCCTTTCCGAAATGAACCTTCGAAGCGAACCGGACGGACGTGCATCGGAAGCAGGGCCGGCTTCGCTGGGGAAGCCGGCAGCTGGTCGAAATCGGCATTTCAGGTGGGCGAAAGCTAGACGATGTGCGAGTACGATTGCGTGCGGTCGATCAGGCGGCCGACTTCCGGACTGTGAACGATCGAGAAATGGTCGGCGACCACGTGATGCAGAGACAAGGAGGTTACCAGCTCGGTCCAGATTCCTTCCTCTTCGTGGGAATCCGTGGCACGGAACAGCTGCACCTGCTCGATATCGAGCTTGGACGGCGGGGACGGCATGTATTTCTTGAAGGCTTTGACCGTGGTCGTATATACCTCGATCAGGCGCCGCACTTCCTCCGGCGAGGTGCCCTCGGGCAGCAGACCCAGGTTCTGAAGCTCCCGGCACATGCCGGCATGATCCAGATTCAGGGACTTCCAGGAGATCATGATGGAGTCCGAGATCGTCTTGCCCGGTCCTGCGGCCAGCTGGCGGATGAAGTTGTAGAGGATGGTCTCGGCATCCACCTCGGTTGTCTTCGACAGGTAGCTGTCAATGAGCGCCAGCTGGATCACTTCCTCCCCCTCCTGCTTCAGCCGCCGCGCGATTTCGTAGGCAATGAACCCGCCCATGGACCAGCCGCCCAGACGGTACGGGCCGTGAGGCTGGATTTGCCGGATCTCGTGAATGTAATGGTCCGCCATCTTCTCCACCGTATCGAGCGTAGAGTTCTCGGACACCACACCGTGAGCCTGAAGGGCATAGAACGGCTGGTCTTCACCAAGCTGACGCGCCAGAGTGAAATAGCAGGTGATGCTCCCCCCGACCGGGTGGATCAAGAAGAGCGGAATCCGGCTGCCCTTCCGGTTGATCTTCACAAGGCACCGCTCCGTATCCCGCTCGCCGCCCCGGATCCGATCCACCTGCTCCGCCCAATCGGCCAGTACCGGATATTCGAACAGGGTGCGCAGCGGGATGGTGCAGCCGTAGAGTGACTTCGCCTGGGAGATGACCTGCGTCGCCAGAAGCGAGTTGCCGCCCTGCTCGAAGAAGCTGTCGAGGACTCCGATGTTCGGTATCCCGAGAATGCTTCCCCAGATCGCGGCAGCTGTCTCTTCGGACGCCGTGCGGGGGGCGATATACTCCCGAACCGATGACGGCAGCTGCTCCGGCTGCGGCAGAGCGGCCGTATCGACCTTGCCGTTGACCGTCAGAGGGATGTGATCGAGCACGACATAGTGGGAAGGCACCATGTAATCGGGCAGCCTGCCCTTCAGGAATGCCTTCAATTCGTCGATGCTGACCGTATGTTCGCTGAGCACGATATAGGCTGCGAGCTGTGTAGTTCCGGCCGGCGATTTGCGCGGCAGCACCACCGCCTGCGCCAGCTTGCCGTACTGGGCAAGCGCCGCTTCA containing:
- a CDS encoding MBL fold metallo-hydrolase; amino-acid sequence: MVLSLSEENRSGPYAGYEVIPLRVTWRHYINYSYLIIDRATGQAAVVDPAWEPETILAELDRQGAVLTSILLTHAHHDHVNLVGDLCSRFTGLAVYMMGRECDFYGFSAPGLHRLEDEDTLWIGATPVRCYLTPGHSAGGACYLLPDSLFSGDTIFIEGCGMCAGAGSDPDQLYHSVKRMQRLVPDDVRVYPGHSYGARPGQTMRYLKENNIYFQIESQEHFVRFRMRKNQTNLLSFK
- a CDS encoding MFS transporter, producing MKQVELQHETIALQQEQGLWKDGNFLKLWTGQSLSMFGSQITTMALPLVAVMTLNATPFQMGVLHAAEYAPFLLFGLIAGVWVDRLPKRPLLIAADLGRALLFGLIPLLALFGSLNIALLCTVAFLAGILTTLYSIGYQSILPYMLGKGQLIDANAKMEFSRSVAGVTGPGLAGLMVQWMTGVFAIVLDALSFVVSGILTSTVSVKEPQPKKEGQANASVWKDMGEGLRIVFGSPCLRSIAACSATTNFFLNMTQAILILYATKELGFTPVEIGLLMTLSSSGAVLSALMSSRLVARFGFGPVITGSAFCQGIAGLFLFGAAGGKTAAFTMLFISMFLMGLATTVYNVAQVSFRQSITEPELLGRMNATMRFIVWGVIPLGAFAGGSLGTWIGLYPTILTAVCGGMLSFLWVFLSPVRTAADGRTKGADA
- a CDS encoding LLM class flavin-dependent oxidoreductase, with the translated sequence MSDLEKKLAALSPEQRRLLEQRLKQKAAGERTPPQETEDGLTDGATGRLQEMPGKAAADGTGGTAPSGNPVRSGSGPGEGMQFSLIFFSGDGSSTAGDKYRLLIESAKFADRHGFSAVWTPERHFQAIGGLYPNPSVLSAGLATITSRIQLRAGSVVLPLHHPLRVAEEWSVVDNLSQGRVAISVATGWHPADFVLNPDIYEDRKQIMFDNLDLIRRLWRGESARFKDIAGGEAEVKVLPRPVQPELPIFCTASGNPATWIKAGELGVNILCSLANHPADALKERIELYRSKRREHGHDPDAGIVSVMLHTYVGETDSGVKEQVRGPLRDYLSTFLGQYDTLNPYKDDNAAVKDVLDNEKESLITFAFEKYFQMSSLMGSKQKCAKMIERLQKLGVNEVACLLDFGLEFEQIMQGLEHLNELKSWFTPVQETVSV
- a CDS encoding sterol desaturase family protein: MIFVLKLTGYFLLWTLYSFTMHRLAHIPHKKNFLHKIHMAHHRYNYGDSKWPPLADFFFWFGGWKESLDVWLTFTLPIVVLAFFDPTYALILFIFHYFYEIFLSRNVLDHNPNITGRITNIIPVGTFHLKHHKHYRCNYSFFITLWDYLFRTNDAHVLGAKRNRNTVTEAAGTYGKAEQAENGG